One window from the genome of Lathamus discolor isolate bLatDis1 chromosome 8, bLatDis1.hap1, whole genome shotgun sequence encodes:
- the ATOSA gene encoding atos homolog protein A isoform X3, with amino-acid sequence MKPERDTLDEYFEYEAEEFLVSLALLITEGRTPEYSIKGRTEGFHCPPAQSGQLPTTKHECSDKLAQCRQARRTRSEVMLLWKNNIPIMVEVMLLPDCCYSDEGPTTEGNDLNDPAIKQDALLLERWILEPVPRQSGDRFIEEKTLLLAVRSFVFFSQLSAWLSVSHGAVPRNILYRVSAADVDLQWKFSQTPTEHVFPVPNVSHNVALRVSVQSLPRQSNYPVLTCSIHTNLSFYEKRMQERKLHQHSDSIAAQQCSTSSPQRFCGKQTWTVTPEGQLNGKKAPEFTTSIRNLKLYPSTGLGSDFGASQTKVQCYNATADSKTQSHEAPVRTFKSFSLADSRVSNSHCSHQPTGETNPLIGSLLQERQEVIARIAQHLIHCDPATSPVVTGRPFNIHENSLATPKAFRSTYEDENLPRKGKETSPVSIANLDNAIQDGGEGKTRARPETTLLDSRVPVNHCGRQLAGEGNPLIDSLLQERQEVIARIAQHLIHCDPATSHVTGHPLKGHETSPVTSKIFRSTYEDENLLKKGKEPSSVSFAKSDFNSLEDSSKSRTKTPDTPISPSRFDGESKPSLKLQARRKLVLSKPSEAVRNAFHQTSNKTSHAFTNIHTSSSCIKENKSELPDKLEMKHSGCAQKDQITNRIKQCSNFSNTDEQICTNKLKERTVINENNSTDSSFNNLQIDKCRILEGTKKATVMQVSDSLHKNELKCLDKDSKKAIIYEQNTQLISIENYLNKDHDSFKNKTKQDKTKTAHDENEDPIGVDLQSTSQKKPTEDSVVKCERLKNPDVQKAPSLKHANTWRKHNSRSLDGTSTKAFHPRTGLPLLSSPVPQRKTQSGCFDLDSSLLQLKCLSARSPQQCINRDRDPESHGKPFLSSSAPPVTSLSLLGNFEESVLNFRLDPLGVVEGFTAEVGASGVFCPTHMTLPVEVSFYSVSDDNAPSPYMGVITLESLGKRGYRVPPSGTIQVTLFNPNKTVVKMFVVIYDLREMPANHQTFLRQRTFSVPVRREVKRTVNKENSQQTEERLLRYLIHLRFQSSKSGKIYLHRDVRLLFSRKSMEVDSGAAYELKSYTESPTNPQFSPRC; translated from the exons ATACTTTGGATGAATATTTTGAGTATGAAGCTGAGGAGTTCCTGGTCTCCTTGGCCTTGCTGATCACTGAAGGTCGAACACCCGAGTACTCGATCAAAGGCAGAACAGAGGGCTTTCATTGCCCGCCGGCACAATCAGGTCAGCTGCCAACAACTAAGCATGAATGCAGCGACAAACTGGCTCAG tgTCGTCAAGCCAGGCGAACCAGATCTGAGGTTATGCTACTGTGGAAGAACAATATTCCAATCATGGTAGAAGTGATGCTACTTCCAGACTGTTGCTATAGCGATGAAGGGCCCACCACTGAGGGGAATGATTTAAATGACCCTGCAATCAAACAAGATGCATTGCTATTAGAAAGGTGGATTTTGGAGCCAGTCCCTCGACA GAGTGGAGATCGATTTATTGAAGAGAAGACCCTTTTATTGGCTGTTCGCTCTTTTGTATTCTTCTCTCAGCTAAGTGCGTGGCTGAGTGTTTCACATGGTGCTGTTCCCCGAAACATTCTGTACAG GGTGAGCGCTGCAGATGTGGACTTGCAATGGAAGTTTTCCCAGACACCAACTGAGCATGTCTTTCCTGTTCCAAACGTTTCTCACAACGTGGCCTTGAGAGTCAGTGTCCAGTCCTTGCCCAGACAATCGAACTACCCAGTACTGACCTGTAGTATTCACACCAACCTTAGCTTTTATGAAAAGAGAATGCAAGAGCGTAAGTTACATCAGCACAGTGATTCCATTGCGGCACAGCAATGCAGTACCTCCAGTCCACAGCGCTTCTGTGGGAAACAGACGTGGACAGTGACACCTGAAGGACAACTTAATGGAAAAAAGGCACCTGAATTTACCACATCTATCAGAAATTTAAAACTTTATCCGTCTACCGGACTTGGATCTGACTTTGGGGCATCGCAGACTAAAGTTCAGTGCTATAATGCTACAGCAGACAGTAAGACACAATCTCATGAAGCACCTGTCAGAACTTTTAAGTCCTTTTCCCTAGCTGATTCTCGTGTTTCGAATAGTCATTGCTCTCATCAGCCCACAGGAGAAACCAATCCTTTGATAGGCTCTTTACTTCAAGAGCGACAAGAAGTCATTGCACGGATTGCTCAGCACTTGATTCACTGTGATCCAGCTACTTCACCAGTTGTTACTGGACGTCCATTCAACATACATGAAAACAGCTTGGCTACACCAAAAGCTTTTCGGAGTACTTACGAAGACGAAAACTTGCCAAGGAAAGGCAAGGAGACCTCCCCTGTTTCTATTGCCAACTTAGACAATGCGATACAAGATGGCGGTGAAGGGAAAACTAGGGCAAGACCAGAGACCACACTGCTGGATTCCCGTGTTCCAGTGAACCATTGTGGCCGTCAGTTGGCAGGAGAGGGCAACCCCCTGATCGATTCTCTGCTCCAGGAGCGGCAGGAGGTGATAGCGAGGATTGCCCAACACTTGATTCATTGTGATCCGGCTACTTCTCATGTTACTGGACATCCTTTAAAAGGACATGAGACTAGCCCAGTTACTTCAAAGATTTTCCGAAGTACATATGAAGATGAAAATTTGCTGAAGAAAGGCAAGGAAccatcttctgtttcttttgctaAATCTGATTTTAATTCGTTAGAAGACAGCAGTAAATCAAGGACTAAGACACCTGATACTCCTATCAGTCCTTCTAGGTTTGATGGAGAATCGAAGCCTTCTCTGAAACTccaagcaagaagaaaattagtTTTATCAAAACCCAGTGAAGCTGTCCGCAATGCATTTCATCAGACTTCCAATAAAACTTCTCATGCATTTACTAACATTCACACATCATCATCatgtattaaagaaaataaatctgaattgCCAGATAAATTGGAAATGAAACATTCTGGTTGTGCACAGAAAGACCAGATAACCAACAGAATTAAACAGTGTTCAAATTTCAGCAACACTGATGAACAGATTTGCACAAATAAACTTAAAGAAAGAACAGTTATTAATGAGAACAATAGCACGGACAGTTCTTTTAATAATTTACAGATAGATAAATGCCGAATACTTGAAGGTACAAAAAAGGCAACTGTGATGCAGGTTTCTGACTCTTTGCACAAAAATGAGCTCAAGTGTTTAGATAAAGACTcaaaaaaagcaattatttatGAGCAAAACACTCAGCTTATTAGTATTgagaattatttaaataaagacCATGACAgtttcaaaaacaaaaccaaacaagataAAACTAAAACTGCACAtgatgagaatgaagacccAATAGGTGTCGATTTACAAAGCACTTCTCAGAAGAAACCTACAGAAGACAGTGTAGTTAAGTGTGAGCGGCTGAAGAACCCAGATGTACAG AAAGCACCATCTTTAAAACACGCAAATACATGGCGGAAACATAATTCTCGATCCTTGGATGGAACGTCAACCAAGGCTTTTCATCCCAGAACTGGATTGCCTCTGCTTTCAAGCCCT gttcctcaaaggaaaacacagtctGGGTGCTTTGATCTGGATTCATCACTGCTGCAGTTGAAATGTCTGTCTGCAAGAAG ccCACAACAATGTATAAACAGAGACAGGGATCCAGAGAGCCATGGGAAACCATTCCTAAGTTCTAGTGCTCCACCAGTAACAAGTCTTAGCCTTCTGGGAAACTTTGAG gaatCTGTCCTGAATTTTCGCTTAGACCCGCTCGGCGTTGTGGAGGGTTTCACAGCAGAAGTAGGAGCAAGTGGAGTCTTTTGTCCCACGCATATGACTCTGCCAGTTGAAGTGTCATTCTACAGCGTTTCAGATGATAATGCGCCCTCCCCTTACATG ggtGTAATTACTTTAGAGTCCCTTGGTAAAAGGGGTTATCGGGTACCGCCTTCAGGAACAATACAAGTG ACCTTATTTAACCCTAACAAAACTGTGGTGAAGATGTTTGTGGTGATCTACGACTTGAGAGAAATGCCAGCCAATCATCAAACATTCCTACGGCAAAGAACTTTCTCTGTTCCTGTGAGACGAGAAGTCAAGAGAACTGTCAATAAAGAAAACAGTCAACAGACTGAAGAAAGGCTACTACGCTACCTCATACATCTGAG GTTCCAGAGTTCTAAATCTGGAAAGATCTACCTCCACAGAGATGTACGGCTCCTATTCTCTCGGAAATCCATGGAAGTTGATAGTGGCGCTGCATACGAACTCAAATCTTACACTGAATCTCCAACAAATCCTCAGTTTTCACCAAGATGCTAG
- the ATOSA gene encoding atos homolog protein A isoform X2, translating to MLDAVSHYGGSDCEASVDTLDEYFEYEAEEFLVSLALLITEGRTPEYSIKGRTEGFHCPPAQSGQLPTTKHECSDKLAQCRQARRTRSEVMLLWKNNIPIMVEVMLLPDCCYSDEGPTTEGNDLNDPAIKQDALLLERWILEPVPRQSGDRFIEEKTLLLAVRSFVFFSQLSAWLSVSHGAVPRNILYRVSAADVDLQWKFSQTPTEHVFPVPNVSHNVALRVSVQSLPRQSNYPVLTCSIHTNLSFYEKRMQERKLHQHSDSIAAQQCSTSSPQRFCGKQTWTVTPEGQLNGKKAPEFTTSIRNLKLYPSTGLGSDFGASQTKVQCYNATADSKTQSHEAPVRTFKSFSLADSRVSNSHCSHQPTGETNPLIGSLLQERQEVIARIAQHLIHCDPATSPVVTGRPFNIHENSLATPKAFRSTYEDENLPRKGKETSPVSIANLDNAIQDGGEGKTRARPETTLLDSRVPVNHCGRQLAGEGNPLIDSLLQERQEVIARIAQHLIHCDPATSHVTGHPLKGHETSPVTSKIFRSTYEDENLLKKGKEPSSVSFAKSDFNSLEDSSKSRTKTPDTPISPSRFDGESKPSLKLQARRKLVLSKPSEAVRNAFHQTSNKTSHAFTNIHTSSSCIKENKSELPDKLEMKHSGCAQKDQITNRIKQCSNFSNTDEQICTNKLKERTVINENNSTDSSFNNLQIDKCRILEGTKKATVMQVSDSLHKNELKCLDKDSKKAIIYEQNTQLISIENYLNKDHDSFKNKTKQDKTKTAHDENEDPIGVDLQSTSQKKPTEDSVVKCERLKNPDVQKAPSLKHANTWRKHNSRSLDGTSTKAFHPRTGLPLLSSPVPQRKTQSGCFDLDSSLLQLKCLSARSPQQCINRDRDPESHGKPFLSSSAPPVTSLSLLGNFEESVLNFRLDPLGVVEGFTAEVGASGVFCPTHMTLPVEVSFYSVSDDNAPSPYMGVITLESLGKRGYRVPPSGTIQVTLFNPNKTVVKMFVVIYDLREMPANHQTFLRQRTFSVPVRREVKRTVNKENSQQTEERLLRYLIHLRFQSSKSGKIYLHRDVRLLFSRKSMEVDSGAAYELKSYTESPTNPQFSPRC from the exons ATACTTTGGATGAATATTTTGAGTATGAAGCTGAGGAGTTCCTGGTCTCCTTGGCCTTGCTGATCACTGAAGGTCGAACACCCGAGTACTCGATCAAAGGCAGAACAGAGGGCTTTCATTGCCCGCCGGCACAATCAGGTCAGCTGCCAACAACTAAGCATGAATGCAGCGACAAACTGGCTCAG tgTCGTCAAGCCAGGCGAACCAGATCTGAGGTTATGCTACTGTGGAAGAACAATATTCCAATCATGGTAGAAGTGATGCTACTTCCAGACTGTTGCTATAGCGATGAAGGGCCCACCACTGAGGGGAATGATTTAAATGACCCTGCAATCAAACAAGATGCATTGCTATTAGAAAGGTGGATTTTGGAGCCAGTCCCTCGACA GAGTGGAGATCGATTTATTGAAGAGAAGACCCTTTTATTGGCTGTTCGCTCTTTTGTATTCTTCTCTCAGCTAAGTGCGTGGCTGAGTGTTTCACATGGTGCTGTTCCCCGAAACATTCTGTACAG GGTGAGCGCTGCAGATGTGGACTTGCAATGGAAGTTTTCCCAGACACCAACTGAGCATGTCTTTCCTGTTCCAAACGTTTCTCACAACGTGGCCTTGAGAGTCAGTGTCCAGTCCTTGCCCAGACAATCGAACTACCCAGTACTGACCTGTAGTATTCACACCAACCTTAGCTTTTATGAAAAGAGAATGCAAGAGCGTAAGTTACATCAGCACAGTGATTCCATTGCGGCACAGCAATGCAGTACCTCCAGTCCACAGCGCTTCTGTGGGAAACAGACGTGGACAGTGACACCTGAAGGACAACTTAATGGAAAAAAGGCACCTGAATTTACCACATCTATCAGAAATTTAAAACTTTATCCGTCTACCGGACTTGGATCTGACTTTGGGGCATCGCAGACTAAAGTTCAGTGCTATAATGCTACAGCAGACAGTAAGACACAATCTCATGAAGCACCTGTCAGAACTTTTAAGTCCTTTTCCCTAGCTGATTCTCGTGTTTCGAATAGTCATTGCTCTCATCAGCCCACAGGAGAAACCAATCCTTTGATAGGCTCTTTACTTCAAGAGCGACAAGAAGTCATTGCACGGATTGCTCAGCACTTGATTCACTGTGATCCAGCTACTTCACCAGTTGTTACTGGACGTCCATTCAACATACATGAAAACAGCTTGGCTACACCAAAAGCTTTTCGGAGTACTTACGAAGACGAAAACTTGCCAAGGAAAGGCAAGGAGACCTCCCCTGTTTCTATTGCCAACTTAGACAATGCGATACAAGATGGCGGTGAAGGGAAAACTAGGGCAAGACCAGAGACCACACTGCTGGATTCCCGTGTTCCAGTGAACCATTGTGGCCGTCAGTTGGCAGGAGAGGGCAACCCCCTGATCGATTCTCTGCTCCAGGAGCGGCAGGAGGTGATAGCGAGGATTGCCCAACACTTGATTCATTGTGATCCGGCTACTTCTCATGTTACTGGACATCCTTTAAAAGGACATGAGACTAGCCCAGTTACTTCAAAGATTTTCCGAAGTACATATGAAGATGAAAATTTGCTGAAGAAAGGCAAGGAAccatcttctgtttcttttgctaAATCTGATTTTAATTCGTTAGAAGACAGCAGTAAATCAAGGACTAAGACACCTGATACTCCTATCAGTCCTTCTAGGTTTGATGGAGAATCGAAGCCTTCTCTGAAACTccaagcaagaagaaaattagtTTTATCAAAACCCAGTGAAGCTGTCCGCAATGCATTTCATCAGACTTCCAATAAAACTTCTCATGCATTTACTAACATTCACACATCATCATCatgtattaaagaaaataaatctgaattgCCAGATAAATTGGAAATGAAACATTCTGGTTGTGCACAGAAAGACCAGATAACCAACAGAATTAAACAGTGTTCAAATTTCAGCAACACTGATGAACAGATTTGCACAAATAAACTTAAAGAAAGAACAGTTATTAATGAGAACAATAGCACGGACAGTTCTTTTAATAATTTACAGATAGATAAATGCCGAATACTTGAAGGTACAAAAAAGGCAACTGTGATGCAGGTTTCTGACTCTTTGCACAAAAATGAGCTCAAGTGTTTAGATAAAGACTcaaaaaaagcaattatttatGAGCAAAACACTCAGCTTATTAGTATTgagaattatttaaataaagacCATGACAgtttcaaaaacaaaaccaaacaagataAAACTAAAACTGCACAtgatgagaatgaagacccAATAGGTGTCGATTTACAAAGCACTTCTCAGAAGAAACCTACAGAAGACAGTGTAGTTAAGTGTGAGCGGCTGAAGAACCCAGATGTACAG AAAGCACCATCTTTAAAACACGCAAATACATGGCGGAAACATAATTCTCGATCCTTGGATGGAACGTCAACCAAGGCTTTTCATCCCAGAACTGGATTGCCTCTGCTTTCAAGCCCT gttcctcaaaggaaaacacagtctGGGTGCTTTGATCTGGATTCATCACTGCTGCAGTTGAAATGTCTGTCTGCAAGAAG ccCACAACAATGTATAAACAGAGACAGGGATCCAGAGAGCCATGGGAAACCATTCCTAAGTTCTAGTGCTCCACCAGTAACAAGTCTTAGCCTTCTGGGAAACTTTGAG gaatCTGTCCTGAATTTTCGCTTAGACCCGCTCGGCGTTGTGGAGGGTTTCACAGCAGAAGTAGGAGCAAGTGGAGTCTTTTGTCCCACGCATATGACTCTGCCAGTTGAAGTGTCATTCTACAGCGTTTCAGATGATAATGCGCCCTCCCCTTACATG ggtGTAATTACTTTAGAGTCCCTTGGTAAAAGGGGTTATCGGGTACCGCCTTCAGGAACAATACAAGTG ACCTTATTTAACCCTAACAAAACTGTGGTGAAGATGTTTGTGGTGATCTACGACTTGAGAGAAATGCCAGCCAATCATCAAACATTCCTACGGCAAAGAACTTTCTCTGTTCCTGTGAGACGAGAAGTCAAGAGAACTGTCAATAAAGAAAACAGTCAACAGACTGAAGAAAGGCTACTACGCTACCTCATACATCTGAG GTTCCAGAGTTCTAAATCTGGAAAGATCTACCTCCACAGAGATGTACGGCTCCTATTCTCTCGGAAATCCATGGAAGTTGATAGTGGCGCTGCATACGAACTCAAATCTTACACTGAATCTCCAACAAATCCTCAGTTTTCACCAAGATGCTAG
- the ATOSA gene encoding atos homolog protein A isoform X1, translating to MPWAPTRGAPAEKGDTRLLQLPKPSMLDAVSHYGGSDCEASVDTLDEYFEYEAEEFLVSLALLITEGRTPEYSIKGRTEGFHCPPAQSGQLPTTKHECSDKLAQCRQARRTRSEVMLLWKNNIPIMVEVMLLPDCCYSDEGPTTEGNDLNDPAIKQDALLLERWILEPVPRQSGDRFIEEKTLLLAVRSFVFFSQLSAWLSVSHGAVPRNILYRVSAADVDLQWKFSQTPTEHVFPVPNVSHNVALRVSVQSLPRQSNYPVLTCSIHTNLSFYEKRMQERKLHQHSDSIAAQQCSTSSPQRFCGKQTWTVTPEGQLNGKKAPEFTTSIRNLKLYPSTGLGSDFGASQTKVQCYNATADSKTQSHEAPVRTFKSFSLADSRVSNSHCSHQPTGETNPLIGSLLQERQEVIARIAQHLIHCDPATSPVVTGRPFNIHENSLATPKAFRSTYEDENLPRKGKETSPVSIANLDNAIQDGGEGKTRARPETTLLDSRVPVNHCGRQLAGEGNPLIDSLLQERQEVIARIAQHLIHCDPATSHVTGHPLKGHETSPVTSKIFRSTYEDENLLKKGKEPSSVSFAKSDFNSLEDSSKSRTKTPDTPISPSRFDGESKPSLKLQARRKLVLSKPSEAVRNAFHQTSNKTSHAFTNIHTSSSCIKENKSELPDKLEMKHSGCAQKDQITNRIKQCSNFSNTDEQICTNKLKERTVINENNSTDSSFNNLQIDKCRILEGTKKATVMQVSDSLHKNELKCLDKDSKKAIIYEQNTQLISIENYLNKDHDSFKNKTKQDKTKTAHDENEDPIGVDLQSTSQKKPTEDSVVKCERLKNPDVQKAPSLKHANTWRKHNSRSLDGTSTKAFHPRTGLPLLSSPVPQRKTQSGCFDLDSSLLQLKCLSARSPQQCINRDRDPESHGKPFLSSSAPPVTSLSLLGNFEESVLNFRLDPLGVVEGFTAEVGASGVFCPTHMTLPVEVSFYSVSDDNAPSPYMGVITLESLGKRGYRVPPSGTIQVTLFNPNKTVVKMFVVIYDLREMPANHQTFLRQRTFSVPVRREVKRTVNKENSQQTEERLLRYLIHLRFQSSKSGKIYLHRDVRLLFSRKSMEVDSGAAYELKSYTESPTNPQFSPRC from the exons ATACTTTGGATGAATATTTTGAGTATGAAGCTGAGGAGTTCCTGGTCTCCTTGGCCTTGCTGATCACTGAAGGTCGAACACCCGAGTACTCGATCAAAGGCAGAACAGAGGGCTTTCATTGCCCGCCGGCACAATCAGGTCAGCTGCCAACAACTAAGCATGAATGCAGCGACAAACTGGCTCAG tgTCGTCAAGCCAGGCGAACCAGATCTGAGGTTATGCTACTGTGGAAGAACAATATTCCAATCATGGTAGAAGTGATGCTACTTCCAGACTGTTGCTATAGCGATGAAGGGCCCACCACTGAGGGGAATGATTTAAATGACCCTGCAATCAAACAAGATGCATTGCTATTAGAAAGGTGGATTTTGGAGCCAGTCCCTCGACA GAGTGGAGATCGATTTATTGAAGAGAAGACCCTTTTATTGGCTGTTCGCTCTTTTGTATTCTTCTCTCAGCTAAGTGCGTGGCTGAGTGTTTCACATGGTGCTGTTCCCCGAAACATTCTGTACAG GGTGAGCGCTGCAGATGTGGACTTGCAATGGAAGTTTTCCCAGACACCAACTGAGCATGTCTTTCCTGTTCCAAACGTTTCTCACAACGTGGCCTTGAGAGTCAGTGTCCAGTCCTTGCCCAGACAATCGAACTACCCAGTACTGACCTGTAGTATTCACACCAACCTTAGCTTTTATGAAAAGAGAATGCAAGAGCGTAAGTTACATCAGCACAGTGATTCCATTGCGGCACAGCAATGCAGTACCTCCAGTCCACAGCGCTTCTGTGGGAAACAGACGTGGACAGTGACACCTGAAGGACAACTTAATGGAAAAAAGGCACCTGAATTTACCACATCTATCAGAAATTTAAAACTTTATCCGTCTACCGGACTTGGATCTGACTTTGGGGCATCGCAGACTAAAGTTCAGTGCTATAATGCTACAGCAGACAGTAAGACACAATCTCATGAAGCACCTGTCAGAACTTTTAAGTCCTTTTCCCTAGCTGATTCTCGTGTTTCGAATAGTCATTGCTCTCATCAGCCCACAGGAGAAACCAATCCTTTGATAGGCTCTTTACTTCAAGAGCGACAAGAAGTCATTGCACGGATTGCTCAGCACTTGATTCACTGTGATCCAGCTACTTCACCAGTTGTTACTGGACGTCCATTCAACATACATGAAAACAGCTTGGCTACACCAAAAGCTTTTCGGAGTACTTACGAAGACGAAAACTTGCCAAGGAAAGGCAAGGAGACCTCCCCTGTTTCTATTGCCAACTTAGACAATGCGATACAAGATGGCGGTGAAGGGAAAACTAGGGCAAGACCAGAGACCACACTGCTGGATTCCCGTGTTCCAGTGAACCATTGTGGCCGTCAGTTGGCAGGAGAGGGCAACCCCCTGATCGATTCTCTGCTCCAGGAGCGGCAGGAGGTGATAGCGAGGATTGCCCAACACTTGATTCATTGTGATCCGGCTACTTCTCATGTTACTGGACATCCTTTAAAAGGACATGAGACTAGCCCAGTTACTTCAAAGATTTTCCGAAGTACATATGAAGATGAAAATTTGCTGAAGAAAGGCAAGGAAccatcttctgtttcttttgctaAATCTGATTTTAATTCGTTAGAAGACAGCAGTAAATCAAGGACTAAGACACCTGATACTCCTATCAGTCCTTCTAGGTTTGATGGAGAATCGAAGCCTTCTCTGAAACTccaagcaagaagaaaattagtTTTATCAAAACCCAGTGAAGCTGTCCGCAATGCATTTCATCAGACTTCCAATAAAACTTCTCATGCATTTACTAACATTCACACATCATCATCatgtattaaagaaaataaatctgaattgCCAGATAAATTGGAAATGAAACATTCTGGTTGTGCACAGAAAGACCAGATAACCAACAGAATTAAACAGTGTTCAAATTTCAGCAACACTGATGAACAGATTTGCACAAATAAACTTAAAGAAAGAACAGTTATTAATGAGAACAATAGCACGGACAGTTCTTTTAATAATTTACAGATAGATAAATGCCGAATACTTGAAGGTACAAAAAAGGCAACTGTGATGCAGGTTTCTGACTCTTTGCACAAAAATGAGCTCAAGTGTTTAGATAAAGACTcaaaaaaagcaattatttatGAGCAAAACACTCAGCTTATTAGTATTgagaattatttaaataaagacCATGACAgtttcaaaaacaaaaccaaacaagataAAACTAAAACTGCACAtgatgagaatgaagacccAATAGGTGTCGATTTACAAAGCACTTCTCAGAAGAAACCTACAGAAGACAGTGTAGTTAAGTGTGAGCGGCTGAAGAACCCAGATGTACAG AAAGCACCATCTTTAAAACACGCAAATACATGGCGGAAACATAATTCTCGATCCTTGGATGGAACGTCAACCAAGGCTTTTCATCCCAGAACTGGATTGCCTCTGCTTTCAAGCCCT gttcctcaaaggaaaacacagtctGGGTGCTTTGATCTGGATTCATCACTGCTGCAGTTGAAATGTCTGTCTGCAAGAAG ccCACAACAATGTATAAACAGAGACAGGGATCCAGAGAGCCATGGGAAACCATTCCTAAGTTCTAGTGCTCCACCAGTAACAAGTCTTAGCCTTCTGGGAAACTTTGAG gaatCTGTCCTGAATTTTCGCTTAGACCCGCTCGGCGTTGTGGAGGGTTTCACAGCAGAAGTAGGAGCAAGTGGAGTCTTTTGTCCCACGCATATGACTCTGCCAGTTGAAGTGTCATTCTACAGCGTTTCAGATGATAATGCGCCCTCCCCTTACATG ggtGTAATTACTTTAGAGTCCCTTGGTAAAAGGGGTTATCGGGTACCGCCTTCAGGAACAATACAAGTG ACCTTATTTAACCCTAACAAAACTGTGGTGAAGATGTTTGTGGTGATCTACGACTTGAGAGAAATGCCAGCCAATCATCAAACATTCCTACGGCAAAGAACTTTCTCTGTTCCTGTGAGACGAGAAGTCAAGAGAACTGTCAATAAAGAAAACAGTCAACAGACTGAAGAAAGGCTACTACGCTACCTCATACATCTGAG GTTCCAGAGTTCTAAATCTGGAAAGATCTACCTCCACAGAGATGTACGGCTCCTATTCTCTCGGAAATCCATGGAAGTTGATAGTGGCGCTGCATACGAACTCAAATCTTACACTGAATCTCCAACAAATCCTCAGTTTTCACCAAGATGCTAG